From a region of the Dickeya poaceiphila genome:
- a CDS encoding S8 family serine peptidase produces the protein MAENINSPLLNPIVALLKSPTPSAIKGGGKSRANIVQSRLQEQKKKLVEDLRLVSENIDRVVSHADHIHVIARMFDDSFAPSYTPDDLFIPEAGARIIAPTNDGYLIELDMRSISKLIERVSISNTINQMVDVSRVKGINIFSEKDLLRNRDLNDIWNKSKENKLHPFNIWLMPFFKEKSKDSVVNKILNLYNDGAIHAGYPEFDVSDNDHDNDKVRVGDKGVLVPEIFVNAIRKYKSTGNASLTVLVKEKNNLESLLSCSAVYRIEPVSQVSANEIPPGVGPEPTPPINKSSDLPTVVVIDGGCSAKSYEPLNILRLSPLISDVDADKKHGNQIVSVICHGYAWNNNLSLPHLECNFISAQAIAKRSVLKQPTSDQFIMYLRKVAQESSGKSKVWNLSFNEGAPSLNESEISYLGHKINEIAREFDILPVISIGNVSENNPSKILCPPADCEAAVTVSGRIADSEGKPYTSCPYSLKGPAPAGMKKPELSWFSKLRVLGGTIETGTSYSAPLISAIAAHTFANLKKPTPDLVRALLINRTGQVYHDHSLGWGTPWEEETMPWLCKKGTVTLTWISKLKPGFAFYWNDIPLPPEMLLDGKLCGSISLTAVLKPKVSDTAGENYFSTRLECALQYLKLTETGLKVSNLLGTMRESKEKEHVSRTELSKWSPIRHHSRDFKRVSIENTSLRLYSRIFARDLYQYGMESHQELEGQEVAFVLTFKSSDSNSSIYDSMTQKLGAFVESAVINQGIDINL, from the coding sequence ATGGCTGAAAATATAAACTCACCTTTATTAAATCCAATAGTCGCACTACTCAAATCCCCTACACCATCAGCCATAAAAGGAGGAGGGAAAAGCAGAGCTAACATAGTGCAATCCAGACTTCAAGAGCAAAAGAAAAAACTTGTTGAGGATTTGAGGTTAGTTAGTGAAAATATTGATAGAGTTGTCAGCCATGCCGATCATATACATGTTATAGCTCGAATGTTTGATGACTCGTTCGCTCCATCATATACACCCGATGACTTATTTATTCCTGAAGCTGGCGCTAGAATTATAGCCCCAACTAATGATGGTTATTTAATTGAGTTAGATATGAGATCTATATCTAAGCTTATAGAACGAGTTTCAATTTCTAATACTATTAATCAAATGGTTGATGTTTCTAGAGTAAAGGGTATAAATATTTTTAGTGAGAAAGATCTACTCAGAAATAGAGATTTAAATGATATTTGGAACAAGTCAAAAGAAAATAAACTGCATCCGTTTAATATTTGGTTGATGCCTTTTTTTAAAGAGAAATCCAAAGATTCAGTAGTAAATAAAATATTGAATTTATATAATGATGGTGCTATTCATGCTGGTTATCCAGAATTTGATGTTAGTGATAATGATCATGACAATGACAAAGTTCGTGTGGGTGATAAAGGTGTTTTAGTTCCAGAAATATTTGTTAATGCAATCAGAAAATATAAAAGTACTGGAAATGCCTCTTTAACTGTTCTTGTAAAAGAAAAAAATAATCTGGAAAGCCTTCTGAGCTGTAGTGCAGTATATAGAATAGAACCAGTCTCACAAGTCAGTGCTAATGAGATTCCTCCAGGCGTTGGTCCAGAGCCTACTCCTCCGATTAATAAATCTTCAGATCTTCCAACTGTAGTTGTCATTGATGGTGGGTGTTCGGCAAAATCTTACGAACCTTTGAATATATTAAGATTATCACCTCTTATATCAGATGTTGATGCAGATAAAAAACACGGTAATCAAATAGTTTCAGTAATATGCCATGGTTACGCATGGAATAATAATTTGTCTCTGCCGCATCTTGAATGCAATTTCATTAGCGCACAAGCTATTGCCAAAAGAAGTGTTTTAAAACAGCCTACATCAGATCAGTTTATTATGTATCTGAGAAAGGTTGCTCAGGAAAGTTCTGGTAAATCTAAAGTATGGAATCTTTCATTTAATGAAGGGGCCCCCTCGTTAAATGAAAGTGAGATTAGTTATCTGGGACATAAAATAAATGAAATTGCAAGAGAGTTTGATATTCTTCCCGTAATCTCTATTGGAAATGTTAGCGAAAATAATCCAAGTAAAATACTATGTCCTCCGGCAGATTGTGAAGCAGCGGTAACTGTTAGTGGAAGAATTGCCGATAGTGAAGGAAAACCTTATACTTCATGTCCTTATAGCTTAAAAGGGCCTGCTCCAGCAGGAATGAAAAAACCAGAGCTGTCATGGTTTTCTAAACTACGGGTTCTTGGGGGAACGATTGAAACCGGAACCAGTTACAGCGCTCCATTAATTTCTGCAATAGCTGCACATACCTTTGCTAATTTAAAGAAACCGACTCCTGATCTTGTTCGTGCTCTGTTAATTAATAGAACCGGCCAAGTTTATCATGATCATTCTTTGGGTTGGGGCACTCCGTGGGAAGAAGAGACAATGCCTTGGTTATGTAAGAAAGGTACTGTGACATTAACTTGGATATCAAAACTGAAGCCTGGATTTGCATTTTACTGGAATGATATCCCGCTACCGCCTGAGATGCTTCTTGATGGAAAACTATGTGGCTCAATATCATTAACCGCGGTTCTTAAGCCTAAGGTATCAGATACTGCTGGTGAGAATTATTTTTCAACTCGGTTAGAATGTGCTTTGCAATATCTTAAACTCACTGAAACAGGTTTGAAAGTAAGTAATCTTTTGGGAACAATGAGGGAATCGAAAGAAAAAGAACATGTATCTAGAACTGAATTATCTAAATGGAGTCCTATACGCCATCATTCTAGGGATTTTAAGAGAGTGAGTATAGAAAATACCTCTCTAAGATTATATTCAAGAATATTTGCGAGAGATTTATATCAGTATGGTATGGAGTCTCATCAAGAATTGGAAGGTCAGGAAGTTGCATTTGTACTTACATTTAAAAGTAGTGATAGCAACTCTTCTATTTATGACTCGATGACTCAAAAGCTAGGAGCTTTTGTTGAAAGTGCAGTTATCAATCAAGGTATAGATATTAATCTTTGA
- the lptF gene encoding LPS export ABC transporter permease LptF, whose product MIIIRYLIRETFKSQVAILFILLLIFFSQKLVRILGAAVDGDIPTNLVLSLLGLGVPQMAQLILPLSLFLGLLMTFGRLYAESEITVMHACGLSRGVLLKAALLLSLLTASLATANVLWLSPWSSRHQDEVLAEARANPGIASLAEGQFQQTQDGNSVLFVGKANGSDFERVFLAQLHPRENSRPSVVVAESGTVAARSDGSQVVTLNKGTRYEGTAMLRDFRITDFIDYQAIIGYQPVAIDPNNVDQMDMKTLWRSSDIAARAEFHWRLTLILSVLVMAMMVVPLSVVNPRQGRVLSMLPAMLLYLVFFLLQSSLRSNAGKGKLDPLVWMWLTNFAYLALAAILNLWDSVPARKMRANLKVKGAA is encoded by the coding sequence GTGATCATCATTCGATACCTGATACGGGAAACCTTCAAGAGCCAGGTGGCCATCTTGTTTATCCTGTTGCTGATTTTTTTCTCTCAGAAACTGGTGAGGATACTGGGGGCTGCCGTGGACGGCGATATCCCGACGAACCTGGTGTTGTCCCTGTTGGGGCTGGGAGTGCCTCAGATGGCGCAGTTGATTCTGCCGCTGAGTCTGTTTCTTGGCTTGCTGATGACCTTTGGGCGCCTTTACGCCGAAAGTGAAATCACCGTGATGCACGCCTGCGGTTTGAGTAGAGGGGTATTGCTAAAGGCTGCATTGCTGCTGTCGCTGCTGACTGCTTCACTCGCCACCGCCAATGTGTTGTGGCTTAGCCCCTGGTCGTCGCGGCATCAGGACGAAGTGCTGGCGGAAGCACGCGCCAACCCTGGCATAGCGTCGCTGGCGGAAGGCCAGTTCCAGCAAACGCAGGACGGTAACTCGGTGCTGTTTGTCGGCAAGGCGAACGGCAGTGATTTTGAACGGGTGTTTCTGGCGCAACTGCACCCGCGCGAGAACTCACGCCCATCGGTGGTGGTGGCCGAGAGCGGTACGGTTGCAGCACGCAGCGACGGCTCTCAGGTGGTGACGCTGAACAAAGGCACGCGCTATGAAGGGACGGCGATGCTGCGCGATTTCCGCATCACTGATTTCATCGATTATCAGGCGATTATTGGTTACCAGCCGGTTGCGATCGATCCGAACAACGTTGATCAGATGGATATGAAAACACTGTGGCGTTCGTCGGATATTGCCGCCAGAGCTGAGTTTCACTGGCGGCTGACGCTGATTCTGTCTGTGTTGGTGATGGCGATGATGGTGGTGCCGCTGAGTGTGGTTAACCCGCGTCAGGGCCGCGTGCTAAGTATGTTGCCAGCCATGCTGTTGTATCTGGTGTTCTTCCTGTTGCAGAGTTCGCTGCGCTCCAACGCCGGCAAAGGTAAGCTTGACCCGCTGGTATGGATGTGGTTAACCAATTTTGCCTATCTTGCGCTTGCCGCCATCCTGAATCTGTGGGATAGCGTGCCGGCGCGTAAAATGCGCGCCAACCTGAAAGTAAAAGGAGCGGCCTGA
- a CDS encoding helix-turn-helix domain-containing protein has protein sequence MERLGILAGIDEATASARMNQYERGIHTPDFELARRLAAVLHVPACYFYTVEEDLAEMILSFYDTKENPSS, from the coding sequence ATCGAGCGCTTAGGCATTCTTGCCGGGATAGACGAAGCGACAGCCAGCGCTCGCATGAATCAATATGAGCGTGGGATTCACACGCCAGATTTTGAGCTGGCGCGCCGACTGGCTGCTGTGCTGCATGTTCCTGCCTGTTATTTTTATACGGTGGAAGAGGATTTGGCAGAAATGATCCTGTCGTTTTACGACACGAAGGAAAATCCATCCTCATAG
- a CDS encoding helix-turn-helix domain-containing protein, whose translation MTTYNDWHQADIIAGLRKKGTTLAALSRSAGLSSSTLANVLVRPWPKGEWLVATALDKHPAEIWPSRYFDEAGTLIDRKRRIRQERGK comes from the coding sequence ATGACAACGTATAACGACTGGCATCAGGCGGATATCATCGCCGGCTTGCGCAAGAAAGGCACCACGCTGGCCGCGCTATCCCGTTCTGCGGGACTCAGTTCTTCCACACTGGCGAATGTGCTGGTACGTCCCTGGCCGAAGGGGGAATGGCTGGTTGCCACCGCGCTGGACAAACATCCCGCTGAAATCTGGCCCAGCCGCTATTTTGATGAAGCAGGTACATTGATTGACAGAAAACGCCGTATCAGGCAGGAAAGGGGTAAATAG
- a CDS encoding integrase domain-containing protein: protein MTKLSREMKTWAKQAGGSHKTVHDRLRIVERLCRHLLTLNIQVRSVQHVKARHIESYVAARRSQGMALRTLHNEMSALRSVLRLAGRGKLVDDPRLSNQALGLGGASRAGTKYAIPDALYQSVLESARREDAGLACALQLARLLGLRSQEAVQCCASLKRWEQQLTRQVDRLTVVFGTKGGRPRETRVLDSAAVLAAVREALVIADNRNGKLIDKPDLKTAMNFWRARTTRLGLTGPHSPHSLRYAWAQDAMRFYLADGFSRQEARALVSMDLGHGDGRGRYVERVYTRQEEA from the coding sequence ATGACAAAACTCAGTCGTGAAATGAAAACATGGGCGAAACAGGCGGGTGGCAGCCATAAAACGGTTCATGATCGCCTCCGTATTGTTGAGCGTTTGTGCCGTCATCTGCTGACACTCAACATTCAGGTGCGCAGCGTACAGCACGTTAAAGCCCGGCATATCGAAAGCTATGTGGCGGCCCGCCGCTCTCAGGGCATGGCTTTGCGCACGTTGCATAACGAGATGTCCGCCTTGCGCAGCGTGCTGCGTCTGGCAGGCCGGGGAAAACTGGTGGATGATCCCCGCCTGAGCAATCAGGCGCTGGGGCTGGGTGGTGCCAGCCGGGCAGGCACTAAATATGCCATCCCGGATGCGCTCTATCAGTCTGTGCTGGAGTCCGCCCGTCGGGAAGATGCCGGTCTGGCCTGTGCGCTCCAGCTTGCCCGGTTGCTGGGGTTGCGTTCGCAGGAAGCGGTGCAGTGTTGCGCCTCGCTCAAGCGCTGGGAGCAGCAACTGACCCGGCAGGTTGACCGGCTCACCGTCGTGTTTGGCACCAAAGGCGGGCGACCGCGTGAAACCCGTGTGCTGGACAGCGCAGCGGTGCTTGCTGCTGTGCGTGAGGCACTTGTCATCGCCGACAACCGCAACGGCAAACTCATCGATAAACCGGATTTGAAAACCGCCATGAATTTCTGGCGTGCCCGGACTACCCGCCTCGGCCTGACCGGCCCGCACTCCCCCCACAGCCTGCGCTATGCATGGGCGCAGGATGCCATGCGTTTCTACCTTGCCGACGGGTTTAGCCGTCAGGAGGCACGGGCGCTGGTGTCGATGGATTTGGGTCATGGCGATGGCCGTGGCCGTTATGTTGAACGTGTCTACACCCGTCAGGAGGAGGCGTAA
- the lptG gene encoding LPS export ABC transporter permease LptG — protein sequence MFRVLDRYIGKTIFNTIMMTLFMLVSLSGIIKFVDQLRKVGQGGYSVMGAGVFTLLSVPKDIEIFFPMAALLGALLGLGTLATRSELVVMQASGFTRLQIASAVMKTAIPLVLLTMAIGEWVAPAGEQMARNYRSQMMYGGSMLSTQGGLWAKDGNDFVYIQRVVGDNELAGINIYHFDKQSKLLSIRYASSAVYENGAWKLSQVEESDLRDSKQISGSQTVSGEWKTNLTPDKLGVVTLDPDALSIRGLFDYINYLHQSGQEASRYQLNMWSKLFAPLSVAVMMLMALSFIFGPLRSVPAGMRIVIGISFGFLFYVLDQIFGPLSLVYHMPPVLGALLPSALFLFISIMLLMKRR from the coding sequence ATGTTTCGCGTACTGGACCGCTATATCGGTAAAACCATTTTCAACACCATCATGATGACGTTGTTCATGCTGGTGTCGCTCTCCGGCATCATTAAGTTTGTCGATCAGCTACGCAAGGTTGGACAAGGCGGTTACTCGGTGATGGGCGCCGGGGTGTTCACTTTGCTCAGCGTACCGAAAGACATTGAAATTTTCTTCCCGATGGCGGCGTTGCTGGGAGCGTTGCTTGGGCTTGGCACATTGGCTACCCGTAGTGAACTGGTGGTGATGCAGGCTTCCGGCTTTACCCGTTTGCAGATTGCGTCCGCCGTGATGAAAACCGCTATTCCGCTGGTATTGCTGACCATGGCTATCGGCGAATGGGTGGCGCCCGCAGGGGAACAGATGGCCCGCAATTACCGTTCACAAATGATGTACGGCGGCTCGATGTTATCAACCCAGGGCGGATTATGGGCCAAAGACGGTAATGATTTTGTCTATATTCAGCGGGTGGTCGGGGACAATGAACTGGCTGGGATCAATATCTACCACTTCGACAAACAGAGCAAACTGCTGTCGATACGCTATGCGTCGTCAGCAGTGTATGAGAATGGCGCCTGGAAACTGTCTCAGGTAGAAGAATCTGACCTGCGCGACAGCAAGCAAATTAGCGGCAGCCAGACGGTGAGCGGGGAGTGGAAAACCAACCTGACGCCGGACAAGCTTGGCGTGGTGACGCTGGATCCGGATGCATTATCGATTCGTGGTTTATTCGATTATATCAACTATTTACACCAGAGCGGTCAGGAAGCGAGCCGTTATCAACTGAACATGTGGAGTAAACTATTTGCGCCGCTGTCTGTGGCCGTAATGATGCTAATGGCGTTGTCGTTCATTTTTGGCCCACTGCGTAGCGTGCCTGCGGGGATGCGGATTGTCATCGGCATCAGCTTTGGTTTTCTTTTTTACGTACTGGATCAGATTTTTGGGCCTCTCAGTCTGGTGTATCACATGCCGCCGGTGTTGGGTGCTCTGTTGCCAAGCGCGTTGTTCCTGTTTATCAGCATCATGCTGCTGATGAAACGTCGCTGA
- a CDS encoding ash family protein — MSHSAFLLAGKLGYTARATAKSVAGIGVPNNSLVPEYAHCAYFFAGKRRAVPSMVARAGLPQGRPVARLSGNANLARATTREIGVSGGSYHNCYSLEAALWLRPLAIPACNLSPLLRRCAMYNPTPLLLEEIADHCRVLAYAIIELENPVAKELLMFILWERLNLLNDTLDAEGPDNE; from the coding sequence ATGAGTCATTCAGCTTTTCTTCTGGCGGGCAAATTGGGCTATACTGCGCGGGCTACGGCAAAATCCGTAGCCGGAATTGGCGTTCCGAACAATAGTCTGGTGCCTGAATACGCACATTGTGCGTATTTTTTTGCAGGCAAGCGTCGAGCTGTACCTTCAATGGTGGCTCGTGCGGGGCTTCCGCAAGGAAGGCCGGTAGCCAGACTGTCCGGTAACGCCAACCTCGCACGGGCTACCACCCGCGAGATTGGCGTCTCTGGTGGTAGCTATCACAATTGCTACAGTCTGGAGGCTGCCTTATGGCTACGACCCTTAGCTATTCCTGCCTGCAATCTTTCACCTCTCCTGCGGAGGTGCGCTATGTATAACCCCACACCGCTGTTACTGGAAGAGATCGCCGATCACTGCCGGGTGCTGGCCTACGCCATCATTGAGCTGGAAAACCCCGTTGCCAAAGAGCTGCTGATGTTCATCTTATGGGAGCGGCTTAACCTGCTGAATGACACGCTGGATGCGGAGGGGCCGGACAATGAGTAA
- a CDS encoding tyrosine-type recombinase/integrase codes for MALTDVVARTAKPREKAYKLADAHGLYLLVSPNGSKRWYLKYRFDGKESRIAFGAYPLISLAKAREKRDEVRLLLSEGIHPTEKREEEKEQAQDALNTFEKVAKDWHRNISQNRWSQTHAGRVWRDMERNILPAIGQRHIADLKTKDLLEPLKAVEQNGHLDLASRLRQRVTDIMRYAVQNDLIERNPAQDLTGAIAAPKATHRPALKLDKLPDFLARIERYKGRALTRLALKLTLCVFIRSSELRFARWPEIDFKRAMWTIPPEREAIPGVKHSQRGAKMRSEHLVPLSRQALALLEEIKAISGAHELVFPGDHRPTKPMSENTINSALRTMGYDTTTEVCGHGFRTMACSALVESGQWSRDAVERQMSHQERNGVRAAYIHKAEHLEERKLMLQWWADYLDANREEHVVPYEFRDK; via the coding sequence ATGGCCCTGACTGACGTTGTTGCTCGTACCGCTAAGCCCCGCGAGAAAGCCTATAAGCTCGCAGATGCACATGGCCTGTACCTTTTGGTGAGCCCTAACGGTTCTAAGCGCTGGTATCTCAAGTACCGTTTTGACGGTAAGGAAAGCCGGATTGCGTTCGGTGCTTATCCGCTGATTTCGCTGGCGAAGGCCAGAGAGAAACGCGACGAGGTGCGATTACTGCTGTCAGAAGGCATCCACCCAACGGAAAAGCGGGAAGAAGAGAAAGAACAGGCACAGGATGCGCTGAACACCTTTGAAAAGGTGGCAAAGGACTGGCACCGAAACATCAGCCAAAACCGATGGTCACAAACGCACGCTGGACGGGTATGGCGTGACATGGAACGTAATATTCTGCCTGCCATCGGCCAGCGCCACATTGCCGACCTGAAAACCAAAGACCTGCTTGAACCGCTTAAAGCCGTGGAGCAAAACGGCCATCTTGATTTGGCGTCGCGGTTACGCCAGCGCGTTACCGACATCATGCGTTACGCGGTACAAAATGACCTGATCGAGCGTAACCCGGCGCAAGATCTCACCGGGGCGATAGCTGCGCCAAAGGCGACGCATCGGCCAGCCTTGAAGCTCGATAAACTGCCTGACTTTCTGGCACGGATTGAACGCTACAAAGGGAGAGCGTTAACCCGGCTGGCCTTAAAACTTACCCTGTGCGTTTTTATCCGTTCCAGTGAGCTACGCTTTGCCCGTTGGCCGGAAATCGACTTTAAACGCGCGATGTGGACGATACCGCCCGAACGTGAAGCTATTCCCGGAGTGAAACACTCACAGCGTGGCGCAAAGATGCGCTCCGAACATCTGGTGCCGTTATCCCGACAGGCTTTAGCACTGCTGGAAGAGATTAAGGCTATCAGCGGCGCTCACGAACTGGTCTTCCCCGGCGACCACCGACCAACCAAACCGATGAGTGAAAACACCATCAACAGTGCATTGCGAACAATGGGCTATGACACTACCACCGAAGTATGCGGACACGGCTTCCGTACTATGGCCTGTAGCGCGTTAGTTGAGTCTGGTCAGTGGTCGCGGGATGCCGTAGAGCGGCAAATGAGCCATCAGGAGCGCAATGGCGTCCGTGCTGCGTATATCCACAAAGCCGAACATCTTGAAGAGCGCAAGCTGATGCTGCAATGGTGGGCGGATTATCTGGATGCTAACCGGGAAGAGCATGTTGTGCCGTATGAGTTTAGAGATAAGTAG
- a CDS encoding AAA family ATPase: MNVNYNDITALIEASLDANYSEVRSVSNRIAKAISAQDLEAAKKIKSILRRKGVPLRSSGYFESLPVDPKSRSPLIEEQQWPVSPLFLDQKEQEVFSAFIDSVSHQDKLIENGISSRLNLLLSGAPGTGKTLVAGHIAAQLNKTLYVVRLDSVISSLLGDTAKNIRQIFEYVPSKDAVLFLDEVDAVAKLRDDSQEIGELKRVVNTLIQGLDSLDDKAIVIAATNHANLLDPAIWRRFPFKINFELPGLDVRDALWDHFLFQDKGDKNTRKILAVISNGLTGADIENISISSRRQSILSGKELNVASVVHSIINSKADNPVVVSNEELNINIKKEISKKLHDQYKFSQAEIGRVLNVSRQTVSVYLKE; the protein is encoded by the coding sequence ATGAATGTGAATTACAATGACATTACTGCACTTATTGAAGCATCTCTTGATGCAAACTACAGTGAGGTCAGAAGTGTAAGCAATCGAATTGCTAAAGCTATCAGTGCTCAAGATCTTGAAGCAGCCAAAAAAATTAAATCAATTCTGCGCCGCAAGGGAGTTCCATTACGAAGTTCAGGGTACTTCGAGAGCCTTCCTGTAGATCCGAAATCTCGCTCTCCTCTCATCGAAGAGCAACAGTGGCCGGTATCTCCGCTCTTTCTGGATCAGAAAGAACAGGAGGTTTTCAGTGCATTCATTGATAGCGTTAGCCATCAAGATAAATTGATCGAAAATGGAATATCAAGTAGGCTAAATTTGCTCTTGTCGGGTGCTCCGGGGACAGGGAAAACTCTTGTTGCTGGGCATATCGCGGCACAACTAAATAAAACTTTATATGTTGTTAGATTAGACTCTGTAATATCATCATTATTAGGTGATACTGCTAAAAATATTAGACAGATATTTGAGTATGTTCCATCTAAGGATGCTGTTTTATTCTTAGATGAAGTGGACGCTGTAGCTAAATTGCGAGATGATAGTCAAGAAATTGGTGAATTAAAACGAGTCGTAAATACTCTAATTCAAGGCTTAGACTCATTAGACGATAAGGCTATTGTTATAGCTGCAACTAATCATGCAAACCTTTTAGATCCTGCTATATGGAGACGATTTCCATTCAAAATTAATTTTGAGCTTCCTGGTCTCGATGTTAGAGATGCACTATGGGATCATTTCCTCTTTCAAGATAAAGGAGATAAAAATACTAGGAAGATATTAGCCGTCATCTCTAATGGGCTGACTGGTGCAGATATTGAAAATATTAGTATTTCATCTAGAAGACAAAGTATTTTATCAGGAAAAGAGTTAAATGTTGCGTCTGTGGTTCATTCTATAATTAATAGTAAAGCTGATAATCCAGTGGTTGTTTCAAATGAAGAGTTAAATATAAATATAAAAAAAGAAATTTCGAAAAAATTACATGATCAATATAAATTTAGCCAGGCTGAAATCGGAAGAGTATTAAATGTAAGTAGGCAAACAGTATCCGTTTATCTTAAGGAGTGA
- a CDS encoding helix-turn-helix transcriptional regulator, whose amino-acid sequence MSNLTLLRLPDVMKKTSLKKSWIYYLIDRDEFPQPVKLGARSVAWVESEINDWIAERIRQRAEGRK is encoded by the coding sequence ATGTCCAATCTCACTCTGTTGCGTTTGCCCGATGTGATGAAAAAAACCAGCCTCAAAAAATCCTGGATCTATTACCTGATCGATCGTGACGAGTTTCCCCAGCCGGTGAAGCTGGGCGCACGTTCTGTCGCCTGGGTGGAGAGTGAAATCAACGACTGGATTGCCGAGCGTATCCGTCAGCGGGCGGAGGGGCGCAAATGA
- a CDS encoding helix-turn-helix domain-containing protein — MTAKSKFKSPAFEAIHSAASGLFSVDAIPQETMRNFDNACLNSVESFQPLEIKALREKLNVSQPVFARYLNTSVSTVQKWESGAKRPSGLSLKLLTVVQKHGLKVLV, encoded by the coding sequence ATGACTGCAAAAAGTAAATTCAAAAGCCCGGCATTTGAGGCGATTCACAGCGCCGCGTCTGGCTTATTCAGCGTTGATGCCATCCCACAAGAAACCATGCGCAATTTTGACAACGCGTGCCTTAATAGTGTCGAGTCTTTTCAGCCTCTGGAAATTAAAGCGCTGCGTGAGAAGCTAAACGTCAGTCAGCCGGTTTTCGCCCGTTACCTGAACACCAGTGTTTCGACGGTGCAGAAATGGGAAAGTGGCGCAAAACGCCCCAGCGGGTTATCGCTGAAACTGCTTACGGTAGTGCAGAAGCATGGGTTGAAGGTGTTGGTTTGA
- a CDS encoding helicase RepA family protein → MSPAPLPDAGQSPVSVFSSALPLRKGSEGFDTRQDYLIKGYLPSGAVASAYGASGSYKSFLAVSWACHIATGKPWANRPVTQGAVIYVVGEGGIGVPRRIRAWEETLNDRSPIDALYRVDCPVFPASPDSVEQVIKAAHDVQAATGMAVRLIILDTLARCFGGSDENAAKDMGAFIQGCDYIKAATQATVLIIHHSGKDQDKGARGSSAFRAALDVEFNVRREADGQALILTCTKMKDAEEPPRRAYDLTAVNLYVDDDGEPITSLVLRDEGREVRDDPTDADPALSGITRLTDNHVALWEAIRSRTASGDGCTRALVRDDMRAMGFDVSKKFTRWLDKLVKDDLIALDGENIVPLSKRGNVGE, encoded by the coding sequence ATCAGTCCGGCCCCGTTGCCTGACGCCGGGCAATCTCCCGTTTCGGTCTTTTCCTCCGCCCTGCCACTGCGTAAAGGCTCGGAAGGGTTTGATACCCGACAGGATTACCTGATCAAGGGCTACCTGCCGAGCGGCGCGGTTGCCAGTGCTTACGGTGCCAGCGGGTCGTATAAATCCTTTCTGGCTGTTTCCTGGGCGTGCCATATTGCCACCGGAAAGCCGTGGGCCAACCGACCAGTCACACAGGGTGCGGTGATTTATGTGGTGGGCGAAGGCGGGATCGGCGTACCGCGCCGCATTCGGGCGTGGGAAGAAACGCTGAACGACCGTAGCCCGATTGATGCGCTCTACCGCGTTGACTGCCCGGTATTCCCGGCCAGTCCCGACAGCGTGGAGCAGGTGATCAAGGCCGCCCATGACGTGCAGGCCGCCACCGGGATGGCGGTACGGCTGATCATTCTGGATACACTGGCCCGCTGCTTTGGCGGTTCGGATGAAAACGCCGCTAAAGACATGGGGGCGTTTATTCAGGGTTGCGACTACATCAAGGCGGCCACGCAGGCCACGGTACTGATTATTCATCACTCCGGCAAAGATCAGGACAAAGGCGCTCGCGGCTCTAGTGCCTTCCGGGCTGCGCTAGATGTGGAGTTTAATGTGCGCCGCGAGGCCGATGGGCAGGCGCTGATCCTGACCTGCACCAAAATGAAGGACGCCGAAGAGCCGCCACGCCGGGCCTACGACCTGACGGCGGTAAATCTGTACGTGGACGATGACGGCGAGCCGATTACGTCGCTGGTTCTGCGGGATGAAGGCCGGGAGGTCCGCGATGACCCGACCGACGCTGACCCGGCGCTCAGTGGGATCACCCGGCTGACGGATAACCATGTAGCGCTGTGGGAAGCGATCCGCTCGCGCACGGCCAGTGGCGACGGCTGCACCCGCGCACTGGTGCGTGACGACATGCGGGCGATGGGGTTTGATGTCTCCAAAAAGTTTACCCGCTGGCTGGATAAACTCGTCAAGGATGACCTGATCGCGCTGGATGGTGAAAACATCGTGCCATTATCAAAACGCGGTAACGTGGGGGAATAA